gagaggggctggactgcaggggagcaggagagagcacCCAGACTTACAGACACAGTGCGGGAGCCGCGAGGTCCAGATGGGGGTGCCAGTCTCGCGGCTGTagcaggtgagcagggagctgcCCTCCAGCACGAAGCCGGGGTTGCAGGTGTACTGGATGGTGGTGCCCACCAGCAGCACCGGGTCCGAGATGAGGCGGGTGGAGTGCTCCACCTCCCCCGGGTCCGTGCAGTACATAACTGGGGAGAGAGGATGGCTGAGGGGAGCCCCTCGGAGCTGGGGCCCCTCAGAGCTGGGAGCACCTTGGATCAGGAGTCCCCCACAGCTGGGAGCACCTTGGATCTGGGGCCCCTTGGAGCCGGGATCCCCTCAGAGCTGGGAACATCTTGGAGTAGGAGCCCCTCAGAGCtgggagccccttggagctggGAGCACCTTGGAGCTGGAACCCCTTGGAGCTATGAAAACcttggagctgggagctcctcagagctggGAGCACCTTGGACCTGGGAGCCCCTCAGAGCTGGGAGCACCTTGTACCTGGGAGCACCTTGGAACTGGGAGCCCCTGGGAGCAGGACCAGCGCTGTTACAGGgtgtgggacagggacagcagcaccttCCCGTGGGGCACTTACTCTTTTCACAGAAGGGAGGGtcactgctccagctgaggTCCCACTGGCAGGTGAGGGTGTCACTGCCCACGATGTCATAGCCCGGGTCACACTGGTAGGTGATCTTGGCCCCTCTCACCAGCTCTGTGTGTGACGTGGTCTTCCAGCCGTTCTGGATCTCGGGCAGGTCAGAGCAGGAGTCGTTGCGGGACACCTCTGCAGCCCAGAGGGGTTCTGGCTGTCACCAACCGGGCAGGACCCACGGCACAGccctccccagagccaccccagcTGGACACACGGCTCTTCCCAAGGGCCTGTCCCTCCCCACAGCTCACAAATGGCACAGCCGGTGTGCAggcagcatcccctgggcacagggaagggcagcagggggTGACAGAGGCTCTGTgaagcctccccagccctgacCCTACAGGCAGAGagagggctgggctggtgaAAATGGGACAGGGTCTGCGCTGGGGTCAGGATAAGCTGGGAGCACcaggctcagctccagctgtgggTGCAGGAGAGGTGCCAGCACCAcagtcacagcacagctggTTTGCTCACGGGAGGATGTTCCCTGCTTCCCCCAGGCTGGTTTGCTCAGGTgaggggctgtgccctgccctccccagccccgtgtgctgcagagcaccgagcagggccctgcagcctcccagtgCTCTGCATTGCAGCTCGCTCTGTTTGTCACAGCCAGGGCTGTCAGCAGCGCAAGGAAAACATGCCTGAAGGAGTCTGGCACGGGAAGCAGGGTGGGGAAGAGGCAGCCATGGGGATGGAATGCCCCTCACAGTCTTTGTCTCTGCTGTGGGcatgcacagccccagcctggcaggcacagctgccCCGAAGGACACTGGAACAGATGtgtgcagcctgagctgctctggagcacagaGAAGGGGACATCCACCTCAGGAGCCCACCCAGCGACTGGCTTCAGTGAGCACCCCTGCCTGACAGGGTGTCTGTGGGATCCTGCATCTCTGTTCCCAGCAGTTTCTTTCCCTCTGGGCCAGAGCAGGGCTAACAGGGACCAAACCTGCCTTGCTGCCAGCCTGAAGGAAGGGACACATACAGGGACACCCCAGAAGTGACTGACCCAGAGACCTGCACTGGGCTGGGGGTCCTGCAGGAGGTTCAGGGTGGGATGAGAAGGGGGTGCTGGTGCCCCAGTGactctccctgctgccagacCCTGCACCTGGACATTCTGGGCTGGCTGTGTGTCGCCTCCTCACACCAGCACCCTGTACCTATGTAGTTCATGATGAATCCTTGTCCCTTGCCAAAGATGAGCCCAGCAGGGTCTGAGTGGAACTGGATGGTGAGGTCGGGGCTGGAGGAGTAGAGCTTCTGGGGGCCGCTGCTGCCCACGTACTGTCCCAGGATGCGGGAGGAGAGCTCGTCCCCGTCGTAGATGGTCAGGATGTCGCTGTTGGTGATGTTCAGGCTGAGAGGAGAGTTTGGTTAGAGAGCAGCGTGTGCCGGGAGCCCAGGCAGGACACAGCGGTGCGGGGCTCAAGGGACAGCCAGGTGACCTCCCTCCGGGTCACCTCCCTCCGGGTCACCTCCCTCCGGGTCACTCCCTTCGGGGGGTTCGAGGCCGGGCTCCCCGGTCCCCGCCGCTCCACAAGAACCGCACTTGTCCCCGCGGCCACCAGAGCGCAGTGGCGGCCCGCGGATGGCGGGGACAGACGGGGACAGCGTGCAGGGATGGCTGCAGCCTCTGTCCACGCCGGGAATGCGGCTGCCCTGGAGCCGAAGGGGACGGGGGGGGGCTCGCAGCTCTCCCCCCGCTCCGAGGCCAGGGCAGGGGATGGATGCACACGCCggggacacagccctggtgtCGGGGGCGTTCTCTGCGTGCCGCGGCTGGCAGTGTGGGTGACCAATCACACTGACCCCGAGGGTGAGCAGTGAcaccccttccctgctgctgtcctgccgTGTCCACGCCCCagaaaggctccccagggctgggagcacagccgGCACCGGGGCCCTGCTGCCGGTGGCACGGGAGGGACAGCGGCAGGGACAAACCTCCTCCTTTCCCGGGAGAGGAGAGCACCAGGATGCTCCCAGCCACACAGGAGATGCCTGAGCTGATCCCCAAATGTTTTATTAGGAATGTTCTTGGAGGGAGCCCAGCTAATCCCCGTGGCAAGCTGACATTTGTAGTAAATCTCTGCTTTCTGTCAAACACGATTTTCTCAGTGACATTTATGCCTGATGACTTCAAATCACTTGGCCTCCAGttctgctcagccccagcacccacagagctgggagaggtgTGCTGGGAGCTTCAACTTGGGATTTTATGGGGAGCTTTAAAATCTTTATGACTCTAAGCCTCTACTTGAAACACGTCCTCCTCTTGAAAACCCAAAATAGCATCAAAGGAGGCTcccgctgcagcagcagcgTTTCCATGCCAAGAGCTCTCAGCCTGGCATTGGATCCCATTCCCCTCTGACCCCAGCACATTCAGCCTGGGCCTGCTGAGTGGCTCTGCTCCCTTAGTGCCTGTGTTTCACATTCAGCCCAAAGATTGAGCTGTTTCCATCCCATGGATGCCTCCAGGCTCTCCTAACCCCACATGACCCAGCTGCTGACGTGCTGGGTGTCACCCCAGGAGCACATGGCcgtgtgctgctgtggcactgcttcCTGTGGAGAATTCCAGAGCTGTTGGAGCAGCAATTCACTGCTGCTATGGATCGTGTAATGGTGCTTTGAACTCAGGGAGCAACACTCAGTCCTGCCCAGGGTACCAAGTGCTTCAAAGGGGATTATGGAAGCTCTGAGGGGGAGAACAGGGCATGGCAAGactcttccctgtgagggtggtgaagccCTAGCACGGGTTGTCTGGATatgttgtggctgccccatcactggaagtgtccaaggccaggttggaaagggcttggaggaacctgggacagtggaaggtgtccctgcccatgggaaatCAGATTTTAGTCCCTCCCACCCAAACtgttctggaattctgtgattccacgGTGGAGGCGAGGGGAGCAGGATACTGCAGCAAAACGAGACGAGCACTTCTGGGGCAGAGACAGACACCGAGCTCCTGGGCTACTCACAGCTGGATGTCCAGGAAGAGCCGCTTCTCCTCGCCCACGTGGATCCTCCAGATGCAATCCTCCCCCTCCGTGTAGGGCTCCGGCCAGTTGGGGGACAGGATCACCCCGGCCACAGCAGTCAGCTCCCCTCCACACGTGGCTGTGGGGGCAAGGGGTGGGCAGGGCTCAGTGGGGACCCCGGGGTGTCACCCCACACCCCGCAGTGCccacgggcagggcagggcagggcagggcagggcagggcagggctgaccTCGGCACAGCGGCTCCGTGTCGTTCCAGTAGGGGTCCCGCATGTTGATGCACTCGATGACGGCAGGGCCCTGCTCCAGGGAGTGCCCGGGGTCACAGGTGAACTCCACGGTGGTGCCCAGGTTGTAGGTGGGGTCGGAAGTGGTGAAGTTCCCGTTCTGGATGTAGGGCTCGTAGCAGTGGCCCCGCTCAAAGGCTGGAAGAGATCCTTGTTAGCTTTAGGGACACGGAGCTTCTCCCTTCTCACTGGGCttccccaggccctgctgctgtcccatgAGAACCTGACCCCGCATCCCCACCGGCATGGATGGCCTCTTCCAGGGAGCATTTATAGGATTAACAACAATTTATCCATTCTGAACCACACAGGTCTCACCAAACCCCACTGCCATGGTGGTTCAGCACTAGGGGTGTGctcagggcactgccaggcactgTGTTTCCTGTGGATGCCatgggacagagagagagacacGCCAAGTGTTTCTCACAGCGGCTTGTGAGAATTTTTAGGGAGCTGTAAGGATGTGATAACTGTTCAGTATAAACAATCTGCAGGTGGCATTTTTCTACTTTGCCTTTCTGTTCCTCTCAAGGACAGTGTGTGAGGAAGATATTTTTGTTAGTTAGCCAATCAAATGGAATCTATTGTATCACTCCATATAAACTGTGTGGTTCTCTTGAATAAAGCCTTCTTTGCTCTTTCTATAATCCCGCCTGTTTCTGTGTTATTATCGGTGCAAGAGTGACAGGTTCCCAAGCTGGGGATGCCAAGCCATCCATCATGGGATTGCTCAGGGCTCCATCCTGCAGTGGGACTCAATGacaacagcagctgcagagggtcaccagccctgcccgcgctggggacagccagcacccttcccacagcccctgggTGTCCTGGCTGAGCCAGGCACTGCTCCCGGGTCCCTGCACGGGGACACAGCACCTTCGAAGCGGATGTTGAaggcggtggcggcggcgggcTCCTCGGCGAGGAAGTCGATCCTGATGGAGGAGCCGTCGCTGATGACGCCCTCGAAGGGAACGCTGTCGGCGCGCAGCGAGTCGTAGAGCACGGCCGAGCGGTTGGTGTCCCCGCTGTACACCACCATCCTGCGGGGACACGGGCCGTGGCACACGGGACAGCGCCCCCGAGTCCCTCCCGGACACAAGCGgggtgagctgcagcagctggggcaaGCTGGGAGCTTCCAGGTTTTTGCTGGGGTTTTCTCTCCGAGGTGGatatggaggggctggagcatgtccagggaagggaatggagctggggaaggggctggagcaccaggagcagctgagggagctgggaaaggggctcagcctggggaaaatgaggctcaggggggaccttctggctctgcacaactcctgacaggaggggacagcctgggggtcatgctctgctcccagggaatgagggataggatgagaggaaatggcttgTGTCAAGGAAGGTTTAGACTGGATAACAAGGATACCAGGGAAAATTTCTTTCCCAAAAGGGCTGACAAGCATTGAAACAGGCAGCCAGGGGCAGTGGTGGAGTTCCCATCCCTGGGGGGTTTAACAGTCATGTAAATGTggagacatggtttagtggtggccttggcagtgctgggggacagttgaactcaatgatctcagagggctttcccaacccaaataattccatttttctGTATTTAGTGCCCAGGAACAGGCCCTGCTCCTCACCCTGTGCAGAAGAAGCCCCCTtggtgccagggctgtgaggaAACAGCTCCTGGAGCCTCACCTGTCCTTCTCAGTCAGCAGGAGCTTCTCAAAGTGCAGGTGCAGCTTCTGGCCCGGGGGGGCCCCGATGGCCCACACGCAGTACATGCTGCCAGAGTGGTTCCCGCTGTAGCTGGGGGACAGCACGCGGCCGATGGTGGCATTGTGCACTGTCCCTCCACAGGGAGCTGcaacacagagcacagccccGCTGCGATGGGCACGGTGCCATTTGTGCtgccctctgcccagctctcctCACAGTGCCCAGGGCACAGACAACTTGCCTggctctgctttgctctgtcTGTACGTATTTATACTCACAAATGCATATTTATACTCACACACAGACATAAAATCTTAATTTCCTTTGCTGCCTAACGAGGGGACAGATTCTGCTGTCAGACCACCTGTGGCACCTCAGGCCATGCCCCGTGCAGGGCTGGGCATTGCTCCACACCCCCTTAAGACAACATTGATCTCATGGGGCAAAGACAAGCACTCATATTTTCCTCTGTGGGGCCCAGCTTCCCACCACGGGGCTGGCACGTGCAGGTACCTGAGCAGAtgggctcggggctgctccagtgtggcCGGGATGCATTGATGCAGGTCAGCATGCGGGGGCCCTGCAGCTCGTAGCCCAGGTGACAGTGGAAGTGAGCGATGCCACCCGAGTGCAGATCCATCACCGTCACCTCTCCGAAGTCAGGCCTCCGTGGGAAGTTGCAGCTCAGCataaacactggaacaggcacACGTTGGGAGCTCAGGGCTCAGCTGCTTCCAGCCGCCCCGTGGGGACGTGCTGGATGTGCCCACGtgtcacacagagcagcagcagagcaccgCCAACCCCCCACTGCCGCTGCTTCCCCACCTGTTACTGCTCCTGCCCAGACccagtttctattttaaaaataatttgctggaactcatttattttttaaagctcttCGAGGTAAAAAATAGACTGGCAGTGTGAGTgtgtgcaggaggagctgctgcacgGGGACAGAAACGGGGCAAGGCAGGTGTGAgaggcacagccagcactgggattggggacaccagggcacactgaaccctctgccctgggcacaaCACCTCAACCCACCCCAGCCCGGGCTCTGGGGGTGAAACAGGAGCGTGGCTGCTCTGTGGGGGCACAGCCCACTGGTTTGACCCTGCAGCCAAGTGggactgaccccaaacccccctgccCACGCTGGGGACACACCCACCCTGGTAGTGGAGCTGGAAGGTCCCCACCACGTCGTCCTGGAAGGTGCGGAAGTAGACGGAGATGGTGTTGGTGGGGCTGCGGATCACCTGGCCCTCCACCAGAAGGGTCTGGTTGGCCAAGACCACCAGGGCATCGCCGTCCACGCCACGGATGGACAGGACCTCCCCATCTGACAGGTTCACGCTCTTCACCTGCGGggagcagagacctgagagctGTGGGGACCCCAGTGGTcacatcccagcccagcacagtgcTGCAACAAAACCAGGGCACTCCTCGGGGTCTGGTGCTCACCAGCCACCCCGTGCACCAGGAAACCTCCCCAGGATCCCTCACCCCACTGGGGAACGCTTGGGGAGCCACTCAGCAAGTGCATCTAATGAGTAGTTCCAAAAGGCTTTAATTATTATTTGGAAATAGCTGAGCAGTaacctcacatttacatttcacGTCCATTTAGCTTAATAAATGGGCTCATATTTCAGCAGAAAGATGCTCATCAGACCGTTTGTTTCCCTGAGTGTGTGAGGCCCGGGGCTCTATATTTAGCACCAGCCCAGCCGTGATTGGGAGCGCTCCCGACGATGTTGTGACTGCAGGGATTTGTGGCTGTTGTCACCGCCGTGCCCACCTCCCCCTGGCACACAGGGCTGGCATGTGCCCTACGCCAAGGGCACTGCATGCAGCCACCCCCAGCCCTCAGCATCCTGAgcctgctcctggaggaaaCCCCTGGAAAAGTTTGTTCCTCGCTGCAAAGCTGGATTAACATCCCCAGGCTGGTTCGGGGCATGCCTGGGTTCACCCCAGCCCATGTTTCAATCCAAGAGGAGCTGATTTGGCCTTATTTTTCCAgctgggtcctggcagggaaaAGCATTGTCTGGAGCACTTACAACTCTgacccccagcctgccctgggtcatttcttcttttccagataTTGCCCCAAAAACGTGCCCTATCACAGCATGGCCAGCGCACACTGTGCCTGGTGGGATGGCTCAGATCTGGTTATTAATAAATGGGATAAATTAGGTGTTATTTAGGTGAATAATTTGGAGTccaaggatccaagcaggctcCATACGATGCCAGAAATTTCGCCCAGCTCCCACTGGGACAGAGCTTTGCTTCTCCAGCTGGGTCTGGCTCCCTGCAAAGATTTTTCCAAGGTGTTTCTAACAGATTTTGCTCTGCAATTGCTTGAAGCCAAACCTGTTCCCCAGCTGGGTCCCTCCGGTGCTGGTGGCACCACGCACATGACACAGAGCCAAATCACTCTGGGAAATTGGGAAGGGGATTcgggggagcagctggagcaggcagagctctgcGGAAGGGAGGAAGCtggggagcagtgctgggtgtCACGGGACACACACTCAGTTCCACCAGCAGCCTCCCCCCGGTGAAGCCAGGGGAGCAGGGTGCCACCACAAGTGCCattccctgtgccagcagcaggctggcattcccagaggagcctGGAGTAAGCAGAGAGTGCAGACACTGCCGTGGCCCCGCGCCAGGGACCGTCAGCCCTGCGAGAGGGACCATATGTGCGAGctcctgccaggggctgggagcacgGGCTCTGACTTCAGTCACTGcctgcacccacagcagctcctgcagagccttgggaaggcagcagggatCCTCGAGCCAGCCTGCCAGCCTCGCTCACCCACTGGAAAAACCTCTTTAGGGAAATTCTATCTCCTGCCAAGAAGATTcaaggattttaaaaataaatataagttCACGAAGCATTCggagagctggctgctcccagctgccagggctggcacaggcagggacacagctctccCTGGAATGCTGAGAGGGGTGCAAGGAGGGGCAGTGAGCTGAGCAGGGACCCCGAGCTctcacacagcccagggcagctcccagcctttcccaggaCCATGCCCGACATCCAGGCTTTGTGTCCTCCCTGCACCGAGTGAGGGTCTGGCTCCAAAGGAAGTGGAGTGTCCCCGTGTCCTCCTGCatggctcccagtgcctgcaggagcagttttgggcagggctggaatgCCACAGGCATTTCTGTCAcccccaggctgtcccacagccctgcagggagaggtgACTGCCCATGCAGGGGCTCCTGCCCCAGGGgtttctctctgctcctgcagatGCCTTTAATGAGATCCCCAGGGTAAGAGGCAGCACCTCCCctgccacaggagctgggaatccaacccaaacccctcTGATGGGACCCCACAGCTCAGGTTATCCAGTGCCTTCCCTTTGGAATtcacccccagccctgagcccgtggtgctgcagcacagggcactgccagctgcagaggaggcCATGCTCCACCAGCACCGACCTGCTGTTGTGATTTAATTTGTCTGAAACGCTCCAAAGCATCAGCAAAGCAAAATGCAAAGCTTGGGGGGGTGAAGAGGCCAATTTTATGCTCCATTAAAACCTCAGCTCGCAACGCAGTGAGGTCAGGAGTGGTGTCACCTGATGGATTACGGACAGAGGCGAATTtacagcagagcagcctgtcCTCAGCACCCTGTGGATCTCAGGAGACagctgctgtgtccagctccttctccactgCCATGGAGaagtggctgagctgctcagaccctgcagtgctcagcctgtaccactgctgctcccagggccacctccccaccagggctggcagccacGGTGGCCTCGTGGCCAGCCCCTGACTGTGCCTACCTggaggacagcagggacagccccgctGGAACTCCAGCTCCTTTTAATTACACAAATTCAAAGTGAAGGGATTTAAATTGGATGCAAATGGTGACAGGGGGAAATCACAAGAAAGGATTGCAGGCAGCATGGAGACCCTGGGCtggattcacctggagagggTTTGGAATGGGCAGAGACCCCTGCCCTGCTTGCAGCCTCACCAGGCTGAGGGATGCTCATTTTGGGGGGAGCTGATGGTGCAGTGGTGCTCATCAGCTTGGGTGAGACCCCCTGCTCTGACGGGTGGGCATTTGCTGGGCACCTGCCCCAGCCAGAGAAGGAACCtgggctgccctcctgggcttCCTCACCCCAGAGCCACCCAAACCCTCCCAGCAAACAGGGggtgcagagggcagggagctggtggCCCTATCCCACCAAGTGCCTTTTTAACAACCTGCTGCCAGCGTCTCTTGGTTAAATTAATTGCGTGACATTTAAAGAGTTTGATCATCGCTGACATTCAGGATGTTCCAGCTCCCTCATTGAGTTAATTTATTTCaaagcctcagaaaaaaatatattttttccccagaaagaGCTGTTTTATCAAGGGAaggtgcccagggcagaggtgCCCAAGGCTTGGCACCATTTGCTGCAGTGAGCAGTTGTGgtattcacattctctggaaaaatccctttgcccaggatttttctcctgggaagctgagaagcctcagagaaaaaggaaaatattatctcatttgcttctcctgtgttttgctgctttggaatgtggttggagattgtttaccaacaagtgattgtttcattgggcTTCTGatgtgaattgttttaactTATTGGCCAATTGGGGCCAAGCTGTGCtgagactctggaaagagtcacgagttttcattattatctttttagcattctgtaagtatcctttctgtattctttagtatagttagtatagtattctttaatataata
The Passer domesticus isolate bPasDom1 chromosome 17, bPasDom1.hap1, whole genome shotgun sequence DNA segment above includes these coding regions:
- the SEZ6L gene encoding seizure 6-like protein isoform X2; the protein is MPGPRGLCLLALLLLGTPAAPRPDSGSGAALVPASPDPLAEDEPVEKMGGGAAELGHSTALTGGAEDFGHALGSGPGAGEQGKGTALNLLPAPGETTPPLPTAAAAPRPDAKQTSPVKKKPPTLKQVNTGRKHPRLKPTPAGPPGTASPSSPRSSRLPTAAPGLRVPAEDTEQSPPELPWVEQATTSRPTLQISPSTLPPAVPQPFPDSTGDAGEAPTAAPAGAAVIPTKGAERDAHGSAPEESQETTTSTIVTTTVTTTEPTPVLCSMSFHDPEGYIDSTDYPPLPLHGYLQCTYNVTVYTGYGVELQVKSVNLSDGEVLSIRGVDGDALVVLANQTLLVEGQVIRSPTNTISVYFRTFQDDVVGTFQLHYQVFMLSCNFPRRPDFGEVTVMDLHSGGIAHFHCHLGYELQGPRMLTCINASRPHWSSPEPICSAPCGGTVHNATIGRVLSPSYSGNHSGSMYCVWAIGAPPGQKLHLHFEKLLLTEKDRMVVYSGDTNRSAVLYDSLRADSVPFEGVISDGSSIRIDFLAEEPAAATAFNIRFEAFERGHCYEPYIQNGNFTTSDPTYNLGTTVEFTCDPGHSLEQGPAVIECINMRDPYWNDTEPLCRATCGGELTAVAGVILSPNWPEPYTEGEDCIWRIHVGEEKRLFLDIQLLNITNSDILTIYDGDELSSRILGQYVGSSGPQKLYSSSPDLTIQFHSDPAGLIFGKGQGFIMNYIEVSRNDSCSDLPEIQNGWKTTSHTELVRGAKITYQCDPGYDIVGSDTLTCQWDLSWSSDPPFCEKIMYCTDPGEVEHSTRLISDPVLLVGTTIQYTCNPGFVLEGSSLLTCYSRETGTPIWTSRLPHCVSEESLACDNPGLPENGYQILYKRLYLPGESLTFMCYEGFELMGEVTIKCILGQPSHWSGPLPICKVNQDSFEHALEVAEAAAETSLEGGNMALAIFIPVLIISLLLGGAYIYLTRCRYYSSLRLPLMYSHPYSQITVETEFDNPIYETGETREYEVSI
- the SEZ6L gene encoding seizure 6-like protein isoform X1, giving the protein MPGPRGLCLLALLLLGTPAAPRPDSGSGAALVPASPDPLAEDEPVEKMGGGAAELGHSTALTGGAEDFGHALGSGPGAGEQGKGTALNLLPAPGETTPPLPTAAAAPRPDAKQTSPVKKKPPTLKQVNTGRKHPRLKPTPAGPPGTASPSSPRSSRLPTAAPGLRVPAEDTEQSPPELPWVEQATTSRPTLQISPSTLPPAVPQPFPDSTGDAGEAPTAAPAGAAVIPTKGAERDAHGSAPEESQETTTSTIVTTTVTTTEPTPVLCSMSFHDPEGYIDSTDYPPLPLHGYLQCTYNVTVYTGYGVELQVKSVNLSDGEVLSIRGVDGDALVVLANQTLLVEGQVIRSPTNTISVYFRTFQDDVVGTFQLHYQVFMLSCNFPRRPDFGEVTVMDLHSGGIAHFHCHLGYELQGPRMLTCINASRPHWSSPEPICSAPCGGTVHNATIGRVLSPSYSGNHSGSMYCVWAIGAPPGQKLHLHFEKLLLTEKDRMVVYSGDTNRSAVLYDSLRADSVPFEGVISDGSSIRIDFLAEEPAAATAFNIRFEAFERGHCYEPYIQNGNFTTSDPTYNLGTTVEFTCDPGHSLEQGPAVIECINMRDPYWNDTEPLCRATCGGELTAVAGVILSPNWPEPYTEGEDCIWRIHVGEEKRLFLDIQLLNITNSDILTIYDGDELSSRILGQYVGSSGPQKLYSSSPDLTIQFHSDPAGLIFGKGQGFIMNYIEVSRNDSCSDLPEIQNGWKTTSHTELVRGAKITYQCDPGYDIVGSDTLTCQWDLSWSSDPPFCEKIMYCTDPGEVEHSTRLISDPVLLVGTTIQYTCNPGFVLEGSSLLTCYSRETGTPIWTSRLPHCVSEESLACDNPGLPENGYQILYKRLYLPGESLTFMCYEGFELMGEVTIKCILGQPSHWSGPLPICKVNQDSFEHALEAEAAAETSLEGGNMALAIFIPVLIISLLLGGAYIYLTRCRYYSSLRLPLMYSHPYSQITVETEFDNPIYETGETREYEVSI